The following coding sequences are from one bacterium window:
- a CDS encoding tetratricopeptide repeat protein, which yields MKNLTIILFVFVFHTALLSAQVGLQRKTADKLYEQGDNYHAMQMYKKMLDQNPNDPELNYNVGNTLYRMQMYDQAAQYYERALTNTNDQQLKSDIQYNMANCLYKSKKIKESIEGYKQALRKNPNDEDARFNLEYAMKQIQQPPPPPQKNDSENSSEKKDKDSSKEQNQNKQQQDQKDNQNKEQREQEKNNQQQQQAQQQGLSKKEAEKILDALKNQERDYQKKQIKERATSEQKTEKDW from the coding sequence ATGAAAAATTTAACGATCATTCTATTTGTTTTTGTATTTCATACAGCGTTACTGTCTGCTCAAGTTGGCCTGCAAAGAAAAACAGCTGACAAGCTATATGAACAAGGCGACAACTATCACGCGATGCAAATGTACAAAAAAATGCTGGACCAAAATCCCAACGATCCGGAATTGAATTACAACGTTGGTAACACGCTTTACCGCATGCAGATGTACGATCAGGCCGCGCAGTATTACGAGCGCGCTTTGACCAATACCAATGACCAACAGCTTAAGTCTGATATCCAGTACAATATGGCGAATTGTCTGTATAAATCGAAAAAAATAAAAGAAAGCATCGAAGGCTACAAACAAGCTTTACGTAAAAACCCAAACGATGAAGATGCGCGATTCAATCTTGAATACGCCATGAAACAGATACAACAACCACCACCTCCGCCGCAAAAAAATGACTCGGAAAATTCCTCTGAAAAAAAAGACAAAGACTCTTCAAAAGAACAGAATCAAAATAAACAACAACAAGACCAAAAAGATAATCAGAATAAAGAACAGAGAGAGCAGGAGAAAAACAATCAGCAGCAGCAACAAGCTCAACAGCAGGGTTTAAGTAAAAAAGAAGCTGAAAAAATTCTCGATGCTTTGAAGAATCAGGAACGCGATTACCAGAAAAAACAAATTAAAGAACGGGCAACCAGTGAACAAAAGACTGAAAAAGACTGGTAA